The nucleotide window GAGAATGTCGCTGCCGAAGGCTTCGGCGCGGTGCCACTCGTCGAGATCGTTGCCGTTGAAGAGAATCAGCGGGTGCATGTTGCCGTCGCCGGCGTGAAAGACGTTGATGCAGCGCAGACCGTATTGCACTTCCATGGCTTCGATGCGCTTGAGCAACGTGCCGATCGTGCGGCGCGGGATGGTGCCGTCCATGCAGTAGTAGTCGGGCGAGATGCGCCCGGCGGCGGGAAAGGCGTTCTTGCGCCCCGACCAGAAACGCAGACGCTCGGCCTCGGACGTCGAGACCTGAATGCGCGTCGCGCCCGAGGCGCGCAGCACCGCCGAGACGCGCGCAATTTCTTCGGCGACCTCTTCAGGGGTGCCGTCCGACTCGCACAGCAGGATGGCCGCGGCGTCGAGGTCGTAGCCCGCGTGAACGAATTCTTCCACGGCCTGCGTCGCGGGCTTGTCCATCATCTCCAGACCTGCCGGGATGATGCCCGCGGCGATGATCGCGGCCACGGCATTTCCGCCCGCCTCGACATCGTCGAAACTCGCCATGATGACTTGCTGCACCTGCGGCTTCGGCACGAGTTTCACCGTGACTTCCGTGACGACGCAGAACATGCCCTCGCTGCCGATGAACACGGACAGCAGGTCCAGGCCCGGTGCATCGAGCGCGTGCGAGCCGAATTCGACGACCTCGCCGTCCATTGTCACGGCGCGCACACGCAGCACGTTGTGAACCGTCAGGCCATATTTCAGGCAATGCACGCCACCGGAATTTTCCGAAACGTTGCCGCCGATGGTGCAGGCGATCTGGGAAGACGGGTCCGGTGCGTAATACAGACCGTATGGGGCCGCCGCCTCAGAGACGGCGAGATTGCGCACGCCGGGCTGAACGGTGGCGGTGCGGGCGTAGGGGTCGACTTCGAGAATGCGCTTGAACTTCGCCAGCGACAGCACGATGCCGTCGGTGATCGGCATGGCGCCGCCCGACAGGCCCGTGCCGGCGCCGCGCGGAACGACCGGCACCTTGTGTTCGTGGCATGCCCGCAGGATGCGGCACACCTGATCTTCATCGGCAGGCAGCACCACGGCCAGGGGCAGCTTGCGATAGGCCGCCAGCCCGTCGCACTCGTAGGGGGTGATCTGTTCGCGATCAGTCAACCACAGGGCATCGGGCGCGGCCGCACGCAATGCGGCGAGGCGCCTGGCCCGCGTGAGCTCGTCCACCGGCGCGAATACGGGTTCGTTCGGCTCCGGGGGCGGCACAGCCACCACGTCGGAACCTGGTGAACGCTGCGGTTCGGCGCCCGTCGCAGCCGACGAGTGGGGAGAATAGGGCGACGCATTCGATGCCATCAGGCTTGCTCTCGGACGATCGTTGAGGGGTGATGAACTTTTTGCGGTCTACTGGTAGACTGGTCGACCAGTGATCTGATTACGTCATCGTATAGGGAATGATCTGATTCCGACTACAGGGTTAACCCTTGCTAAAAGGGAATTCCTCCGGTCGGGTCGTTTCCCTGGCCGGACGGGCGCCCCTGGCACGTCGGCATCCTGTATCGTGGCATCTGTGAATTTCGTCGAGAACCGAAGCCGACATGCCGTCCAACGAGCCTTCTCCGTCTAAGTCATCTCTTTCCGCCGGTGAATCGCCGGGCACCGCCGCAGGATTCGCCCCGGTCACGCCGCCGCCGCGCCTGCGGCTCTCCGACATGGTGTACGAGCAACTGGAGACAATGGTGGTCGAAGGCCGGCTTGCGCCGGGCTCGGCATTGCCGTCCGAGCGCGATCTGGCGCAACAGATGGGCGTCTCGCGCCCCTCGTTGCGCGAGGCGCTGCTGCGGCTCGAGTCCCGCGGGTTGATCGTCGGACGGGCCGGGGGCGGATATCTGGTGGCGAACGCCAGCCAGCCGTTGCTCGCCGAGCCGCTTTCGCAGTTGATGTCGCGCCACACCAAGACGGTCGACGACGTGCTGGAGATGCGCGAGGTACTCGAGGCCAAGGCCGTGGAGCTGGCGGCACAGCGTGCGACGCCCGAGGACATCGCGCGTCTCGCACAGGCGCTCGAAGCGCTGGAGGCGGCGTATGCGGCGGGGCGCGACGGCCTGGACGGCGAGGGCGATGCGCGCGGCCAGACACTGCTCACCCGTGTGCCGGAACTCGATGCGCATTTCCATCTTGCACTGGCCGAAGCGACGCACAATCTCGTGCTGGTGCATCTGATGCACGCGATTTTCGAGCTGTTGCGCGGTTCGGTCGTCGACAATTACCGGGCGATCGTCGGCCACGGGGCCGATCTGGCGGAACTGATCGACCAGCATCGCCGCATCTTCAGTGCCGTGGCTTCGCACGACGCCGACAGCGCGCAACGTTCGCTGCGCGAACATCTTGCCTTTATCCGCACCAACTCAGGCGACGTGGCGCCGGATTGAGTTCGTGCGAGTCCGCGGTCCACGTGTCATTACCGACGCGTCGACGTCGCCTGCCCTGCCCGAGGGCAGGCGACTGCCGGGCACCGCAGGCCGGTCCGCTCTGGCTCGCCCGCTCCCGGCGATTCGCGCGCGTTGCGGCTTCCCTCGCCCCTCAGCACTTCCGCGACATTCACGTCCCACGCCTCCGGCCTCCGAGCCTTCCTCCTTTCGGCCGTGCAGGCCTCGCTCCCGCGTTCGAGCGCGATTGACGAGCGCCGAAAATGTCATCGTTTTCCCTGAGCTTGCATGGGCACCGAAGGGGTGGCCTGACGATTGAACACCCCGTCGCAAGCGGGTGCCGTACGACGCAAACGCTTGAATTCCGTACGTTTACCGCCATTCCGACGCCGACCATACGCGGTTTGTCCGGGGCATCGATGGGGTGGCACGCGCACCGCTTGCAGACGCTCTCGGGTTGACAGCCATCCGGCCATCGACTAATTTTGGAACCATAAAAAATACTTAATTCGATATATTGAATCTTGTATATCAGATTCAAAGTGCCGAAACAGCCCGAACGGACTGCTTGGAAATCAAGGGTCGAGGGCTGGATTGGCAGGTTCATCGGAGACGGCAATTGGGTAAACCAGTCTTTCCTTTCGGGCAGTGTGTGTGGATGACTACATCTGCACGGACTGCCCTGACGCATACGCCGCGATCCTCCGGGGAAGTCGCCCGGGACTCGCGGTGTGTCTCATCTCCCTGCCGCCCGTCGCGGGCAGGCGATCTGGCGATTACGCGTCCGCGCGGCGCGCTCGCCTGAGTGAGAGGGCGCGGCTTGCGATGGGACGGAAGGCATCGACCATGACCTTTCGGCATCACAAGCTGGTCCGCACTCGAAGTCGTTTCATTTGTCACCCTTCGGCAGCCGGCAACTTGCCGGCGCGGGCTTGGAAAAGCCCGCGTCGCCGCGCCGAAGTGGGGGCCGGAAGTGTCCTTTGACGCTTTCGATAGTCAGTCAGCCGGGGCTCAAGCCCTGCGAGCGCGCCGCCAGGCTGCGTTCCGCGATCAAGCGGCCAAGCATGAGCCGCAAGTAACGCCAGGAGGCGTGCCATACGTGCCGATGCACGGGGCGCGCGATGACGTCGGGCACCGCACTACGAATCGCGGGCCGTCGTCAATCGTCTGACAGGAACAGGAGGCAAGTCATGCAAGCAACTGCGCAACCGGAGGAGAAGACCTCTTTTCTGGGAGGGCGCTGGTCACAACTGGTGATCGGCATCATCTGTATGGGCCTTGTGGCCAATTTGCAGTATTCGTGGACGTTGTTCGTCGAGCCGATGCAGGCCAAGCATCAGTGGGGCATCGCAGCCATCCAGGTGGCTTTCTCGATCTTCATCGTGGTGGAAACGTGGCTCGTGCCGATCGAGGGCTGGCTGGTCGACCGCTTCGGCCCGCGGCCCGTGGTGGCGGGCGGCGCGATCTGCGTGGCGCTGTCGTGGGTCCTGTACTCCTACGCGCAGACGCTGACGGTGCTTTACACGGCGGCCGTCATCGCCGGTATCGGTGCGGGTTGCGTGTACGGTACTTGCGTCGGTAACGCGCTGAAGTGGTTCCCGGACAAGCGCGGTCTGGCGGCGGGTCTGACGGCCGCCGGCTTCGGCGCCGGCGCGGCGATCACGGTGATTCCGATCGCGAACATGATTCGCCAGTCGGGCTACGAGGCCGCGTTCTTCAACTTCGGCATCATCCAGGGCGTGGCGATCTTCATCCTCGCGCTGCTGCTGGTCAAGCCGCGTGTGCCGAAGGGCCTGACGGCATCGCGCCGCAATCTGGCGACGAAGGTGGACTACACCTCGGGACAGATGGTTCGCACGCCGGTGTTCTGGGTGATCTATGTGTGCTTCGTGGCGGTCGCCGCCGGTGGCCTGATGGCGACGGCACAGATCGGTCCGATCGCGAAGGACTATGGCATCGCGTCGATGCCGATGACGCTCTTCGGTGCAACGCTGCCGCTGCTCACGATGACGCTGTCGATCGACAACCTGTGCAACGGCTTTACGCGTCCGCTGTGCGGTTTCGTGTCGGACAAGATCGGTCGCGAGAACGCCATGTTCATCATCTTCCTGGGGGAAGGCGTGGCGATGCTGGGCCTGATGCACTTCGGTCAGAACCCGTACATGTTCGTGTTCTTCGCCGCGATGACCTTCCTTTGCTGGGGCGAAATCTTCTCGATCTTCCCGGCGCTGTGCGCGGACACCTTCGGTAGCAAGAATGCAGCGTCGAACGCGGGTACGCTCTACACCGCCAAGGGCACTGCCGCATTGCTGGTGCCGCTGGCGTCGGTGCTGGCAGTGGGCGGCCACTGGGATCGTGTGTTCATCGCGGCAGCGGTGATCAGCATCACGGCAGCGGTGGCGGCGAAGTTCGTGCTCGCACCGATGCGCCGCCGCTGGATCGAAAGCGTGAACAACGAGACGCAGACCGTGGCGAGCCCGTCGGTCGCGATCGGAGCGCCGGCCAGCGAGTGAGTTCGCGGCAAGACGCGGTGAGCGTCGAGAAAGCAGACGGAGCGGGGCGCCGGTGACGGCGCCCCGTTTTGGTTTGCGCCGCCCGGGGAAGGCGGTGAGTCGGGGCGACGGACGGGGGGGCGGGCGTGAAAGCCGGCTTTCGAATGTCGGGTCGGGATGCGGCGGCCGGACATCGGCGGCGAGAAACAAAAAAGGCCCGTCATAGACGGGCCTTTCTGTGTTTTGGCTCCTCGACCTGGGCTCGAACCAGGGACCTACGGATTAACAGTCCGGCGCTCTACCGACTGAGCTATCGAGGATCAAACTGGGTGTCGTGCATCGCTGTCACGACGCATCGACTAAAACAAAGGCCCCGCGTGCGCGAGGCCATCGCTTCGGTATTCTTGGCTCCCCGACCTGGGCTCGAACCAGGGACCTACGGATTAACAGTCCGGCGCTCTACCAACTGAGCTATCGGGGATCAAAAGAGAAAGCGATTATAGAGGCGGCTTTCGCACACTGTCAACACTCAGGGCGCATTTTTTCTGCATCCGCCGAGCGACATTCGCCACTATCGCTCGCGGCTTAGCGCTCGAGCAGATGGAGCTTGTCGGTAACGTCCTTCCAGTTGTCCGCGTCGGGCAGCGAAGGCTTCGTCTTGGTAATGCTGGGCCAGTTCGGCGAGAGTTCCGCGTTCAGCGCGATGAACGCCTGTTGATCGCCCGGCACGTCCTCTTCGGCATAAATGGCATTCACCGGGCATTCGGCCACGCAAACGGCGCAGTCGATGCACTCGTCCGGATCGATGGCGAGGAAGTTCGGACCTTCGCGGAAGCAATCCACAGGGCAAACGTCCACACAGTCGGTGTATTTACATTTGATGCAGTTTTCGGTGACAACGTGCGTCATGCCAACTCCAGAGTAGGGCGCGAAACGGCTTCGATTGGCCGTTAAAACGCATATTGTAACGCAGCCCGACGTCGCGGGTGCGAGACCGGAAAGGCTGCCCGTGCGTGGCGCGGCGGGCAGTCCCGGGACGGCGCAACGTCATGCGTGGCGCCGCTTTGCGGTACGATGTTCGTTGTTTCCCCGCGCGCCATCGCTCATCCGAGCGCCGGCGCTCGCTGCTCTCACGTGCGTGCTCCCTTCGGGGCCTGTCGTCATGATCATCACGTCGCTGCTCGATACCGATCTCTACAAGTTCACGATGATGCAGGTCGTCCTGCATCACTTCCCGGCCGCGCAGGTCGAATACCGCTTCAAGTGCCGCACCGAAGGCGTCGACCTCACGCCGTACGTCGACGAGATTCGCGACGAGATCCGCTTGCTTTGCGGCCTGCGCTTCACCGAGTCCGAGCTGCGCTACCTCGCAGGCATGCGCTTCATCAAGAGCGACTTCATCGACTTTCTCGACCTGTTTCATCTCAACGAGAAGTACATCACGGTGCAGCCGTCGCCGAAGGGCAACGGCGAGATCGACATCGCGATCCGGGGGCCCTGGCTGCACACGATCCTGTTCGAGATTCCGGTGCTGGCCATCGTCAACGAGGTGTATTTCCGCAATACGCAGCGCACACCGGCCTATCAGGAGGGGCGTCAGCGTCTCAGGGACAAGATCTGCATGCTCGCCGAGCGCGTGGACTATCGTGACTGCAAGATCGCCGACTATGGCACGCGGCGCCGCTTCTCGAAGGAGTGGCACGAGGAGGTGATTCTCAGGCTGCGAGACGAGCTGGGCGAACAGTTCGCGGGAACGAGCAACGTGTACTACGCGCTCAAGCACGGACTTACGCCGCTGGGTACCATGGCGCACGAGTATCTGCAGGCATGCCAGGCGCTCGGGCCGCGTCTTCGCGACTCGCAGATCTTCGGCTTCGAGACCTGGGCGAAGGAGTATCGCGGCGACCTGGGCATCGCACTCTCGGACGTCTACGGCATGTCGGCGTTCCTGCGCGATTTCGATATGTATTTCTGCAAGCTTTTCGACGGGGCGCGGCACGATTCCGGCGATCCGTTCGCGTGGGGCGAACGCCTGCTCGAGCACTACGCGCAGAATCGTGTCGATGCGCGCACCAAGACGATGATCTTCTCGGACGGTCTCGACATTCCGAAGGTCCTGCAGCTCTTCGAGCGTTTTCGCGATCGCTGCAAGCTCGCGTTCGGTGTGGGCACGAACCTGACCAACGATCTCGGCTATCAGCCGTTGCAGATCGTCATCAAGATGGTGCGCTGCAACGGCCAGCCTGTGGCGAAACTGTCGGACTCGCCGGGCAAGAACATGTGCGAGGACGACGCCTACCTAGCCTATCTGCGTCAGGTCTTCGAGATCGCACCCATGCCGGAAGCCGGCGCCTGACGGCACGGCGGATACGACCGGGGCGCCGAAGGGGTTCGCCGCGATGTGAAGGCGGAAATGACTGGCGGAAATGACGACGCGTGTGGCGGCGGGCGTGGAAGGTCGGCCCGGCCGGTTCCGACGCGGGGTGCAGACCCTTCCGATTGTGCGCGAACGCCGGTCGTTCGCCCGAGGGCAACCGCTATAATTGCGCATCGCCCGCCGGCTTCGATGCCGGCGGCCTCGCGATGACAAGAGACACCCCGAGAGACGACAGGCGACGACATCGGCAGCAGTCCGACGCGTCGGCTTCACAGGACAGACCATGGATACCTCCGACGCCCGCAATCGCATCTTTGCCCGCATTCGCAACGCTCAGCATCGTCCCGATGTCGCCCGTGCGAACGAGCAGGCGGACGCCGAAGACTACCTCGCGCGGCATCCGCAAGGACCGCGCCCGGCCATGACGGGCGACCTCGTTGCCACCTTCATCGCGAAGGCCGAAGCGCTATCCACCACGATTGCGCGCGTGCCCGCCATGCAGGACGTTCCCGCCGCCGCCGCGACCTACCTGCAAGCGAACGGCCTCGCGACCCGGGCCGTCGCGTGGCCGACGCTGCGTGAGCTCGACTGGGCCGGCGCAGGTTGTCAGCTGGAATTCCGCAAGCCGCACGGCGACGATATGGTCGGCGTCACCGGCTGCTTCTGCGCCATCGCCGAGACCGGCGCGCTGATGATGATGTCAGGGCCAGAGACGTTCGCGTCGGCAACGCTGCTGCCCGAGACCCACATCGCGATCGTGCCGGCCTCGCGCATCGTGGCCGGTCATGAAGATGGCTTTGCGCTGATGCGAAGCGAGCGCGGACAGCTCTCGCGTGCGACCAATTTCATCGCCGGCCCGTCGCGAACGGCCGACATCGAACAGACGCTGGTGCTGGGTGCCCATGGCCCGTACCGCGTTCACGTCATCATCGTCGACGGCGCCTGACGCGCGGCGTCGCAAGCGCAACGCCGGATCGAAGGCGTCGTTGTCCCGGCAGCCGGCGGCGGTCGCGCGGGCGCCGCGCGCCGAAGCGGACCGGGCGAACGTTGGCTTGCACGGGCGCGCGAACCGACTAACGTGAGCCCACCGGGGCTGTCGGGATTGGTGCATCCAGCGATGTTGTGCCTAAGTTTGGGAAATTTCCCAAGCTCGTGCGGCTTCGGGCACTCCGGGGCCGGCGTCGACTCGTACCGAGTCGATCTTCAATGAACAGGAACCAGCAATGCACAAGGGGATTTGGGGTGCGTCGGCAGCAACGGCGCTAATGTTGGCGAGCCCGGTGGCGCGCGCCGCCGGACCGGACGGCGCGCAACTCGTTGCGTGGTGGGGGCTGCCGTTCGCGGGCCTGCTGCTCTCGATCGCACTCGGGCCGCTGCTTGCGCCCGCGTTCTGGCATCACCACTTCGGCAAGATCGCGGCGTTCTGGGGCGCGGCGTTTCTCGTACCGTTCGCGGCGGCGTTCGGCGTCGGGGCCGCGTGGTATGGCGCGGTGCACGCCGTGGTCGCCGAGTACATTCCATTCGTCGTGCTGCTCACGGCATTGTTTACCACCGCGGGCGGCATCTGTGTGCACGGCAACCTGCGTGGCGGTCCCTGGCTCAACACCGGATTGCTCACGCTCGGCACGATTCTGGCGAGCATCATGGGCACCACGGGGGCGGCCATGCTGCTGATTCGCCCGCTGATTCGCGCTAACGACAACCGCAAGCACAACGTGCACGTGGTCGTGTTCTTCATTTTCCTCGTGGCAAACGCCGGGGGCTCGCTCACGCCGCTGGGCGATCCGCCGTTGTTCCTCGGCTTTCTGCAGGGGGTCGACTTCTTCTGGACGACGGCCCATATCTGGCCTGAAACGCTGTTCATCTGCGTGACGCTGTTGCTGCTGTTCTTCCTGATCGATGCGTATCACTTCCGCCAGAAGGGCGAACGTCTCATCGAGGAACTCGATCCGACGCCACACGCCGCGCCGCTGCGTCTCGAAGGCAAGCGCAATTTCGTGCTGCTCGCGGCCGCCGTCGGGTTGGTGCTCATGAGCGGCCTGTGGAAGCCGGGCGTGACGTTCGATGTCTTCGGCACGCACGTCGAGCTTCAGAACATCGCCCGTGACGTCGGGTTGATCGTGGTGACGCTCATTTCACTCGCGATCACGCCGCGCACCGCTCGCGAAGGCAACGGATTCAACTGGGAGCCGATGAAGGAAGTCGCCAAGCTGTTTGCCGGCATTTTCCTGACGATCATCCCGGTGGTGGCCATTCTGCGCGCGGGGGAAGCCGGCGCACTCGGCTGGGTCGTGCGTCTGGTCACCGGCGCCAACGGCGCACCGGACAACGACATGT belongs to Pandoraea pnomenusa and includes:
- a CDS encoding FAD-linked oxidase C-terminal domain-containing protein yields the protein MASNASPYSPHSSAATGAEPQRSPGSDVVAVPPPEPNEPVFAPVDELTRARRLAALRAAAPDALWLTDREQITPYECDGLAAYRKLPLAVVLPADEDQVCRILRACHEHKVPVVPRGAGTGLSGGAMPITDGIVLSLAKFKRILEVDPYARTATVQPGVRNLAVSEAAAPYGLYYAPDPSSQIACTIGGNVSENSGGVHCLKYGLTVHNVLRVRAVTMDGEVVEFGSHALDAPGLDLLSVFIGSEGMFCVVTEVTVKLVPKPQVQQVIMASFDDVEAGGNAVAAIIAAGIIPAGLEMMDKPATQAVEEFVHAGYDLDAAAILLCESDGTPEEVAEEIARVSAVLRASGATRIQVSTSEAERLRFWSGRKNAFPAAGRISPDYYCMDGTIPRRTIGTLLKRIEAMEVQYGLRCINVFHAGDGNMHPLILFNGNDLDEWHRAEAFGSDILEACVELGGTVTGEHGVGIEKINSMCVQFSPEERDAFFAVKRAFDPAGLLNADKAIPTRARCAEYGKMHVRGGLLPHPELPRF
- a CDS encoding FadR/GntR family transcriptional regulator — protein: MPSNEPSPSKSSLSAGESPGTAAGFAPVTPPPRLRLSDMVYEQLETMVVEGRLAPGSALPSERDLAQQMGVSRPSLREALLRLESRGLIVGRAGGGYLVANASQPLLAEPLSQLMSRHTKTVDDVLEMREVLEAKAVELAAQRATPEDIARLAQALEALEAAYAAGRDGLDGEGDARGQTLLTRVPELDAHFHLALAEATHNLVLVHLMHAIFELLRGSVVDNYRAIVGHGADLAELIDQHRRIFSAVASHDADSAQRSLREHLAFIRTNSGDVAPD
- the oxlT gene encoding oxalate/formate MFS antiporter, which gives rise to MQATAQPEEKTSFLGGRWSQLVIGIICMGLVANLQYSWTLFVEPMQAKHQWGIAAIQVAFSIFIVVETWLVPIEGWLVDRFGPRPVVAGGAICVALSWVLYSYAQTLTVLYTAAVIAGIGAGCVYGTCVGNALKWFPDKRGLAAGLTAAGFGAGAAITVIPIANMIRQSGYEAAFFNFGIIQGVAIFILALLLVKPRVPKGLTASRRNLATKVDYTSGQMVRTPVFWVIYVCFVAVAAGGLMATAQIGPIAKDYGIASMPMTLFGATLPLLTMTLSIDNLCNGFTRPLCGFVSDKIGRENAMFIIFLGEGVAMLGLMHFGQNPYMFVFFAAMTFLCWGEIFSIFPALCADTFGSKNAASNAGTLYTAKGTAALLVPLASVLAVGGHWDRVFIAAAVISITAAVAAKFVLAPMRRRWIESVNNETQTVASPSVAIGAPASE
- the fdxA gene encoding ferredoxin FdxA, with the protein product MTHVVTENCIKCKYTDCVDVCPVDCFREGPNFLAIDPDECIDCAVCVAECPVNAIYAEEDVPGDQQAFIALNAELSPNWPSITKTKPSLPDADNWKDVTDKLHLLER
- the pncB gene encoding nicotinate phosphoribosyltransferase — protein: MIITSLLDTDLYKFTMMQVVLHHFPAAQVEYRFKCRTEGVDLTPYVDEIRDEIRLLCGLRFTESELRYLAGMRFIKSDFIDFLDLFHLNEKYITVQPSPKGNGEIDIAIRGPWLHTILFEIPVLAIVNEVYFRNTQRTPAYQEGRQRLRDKICMLAERVDYRDCKIADYGTRRRFSKEWHEEVILRLRDELGEQFAGTSNVYYALKHGLTPLGTMAHEYLQACQALGPRLRDSQIFGFETWAKEYRGDLGIALSDVYGMSAFLRDFDMYFCKLFDGARHDSGDPFAWGERLLEHYAQNRVDARTKTMIFSDGLDIPKVLQLFERFRDRCKLAFGVGTNLTNDLGYQPLQIVIKMVRCNGQPVAKLSDSPGKNMCEDDAYLAYLRQVFEIAPMPEAGA
- a CDS encoding LutC/YkgG family protein; this encodes MDTSDARNRIFARIRNAQHRPDVARANEQADAEDYLARHPQGPRPAMTGDLVATFIAKAEALSTTIARVPAMQDVPAAAATYLQANGLATRAVAWPTLRELDWAGAGCQLEFRKPHGDDMVGVTGCFCAIAETGALMMMSGPETFASATLLPETHIAIVPASRIVAGHEDGFALMRSERGQLSRATNFIAGPSRTADIEQTLVLGAHGPYRVHVIIVDGA
- a CDS encoding sodium:proton antiporter, which codes for MHKGIWGASAATALMLASPVARAAGPDGAQLVAWWGLPFAGLLLSIALGPLLAPAFWHHHFGKIAAFWGAAFLVPFAAAFGVGAAWYGAVHAVVAEYIPFVVLLTALFTTAGGICVHGNLRGGPWLNTGLLTLGTILASIMGTTGAAMLLIRPLIRANDNRKHNVHVVVFFIFLVANAGGSLTPLGDPPLFLGFLQGVDFFWTTAHIWPETLFICVTLLLLFFLIDAYHFRQKGERLIEELDPTPHAAPLRLEGKRNFVLLAAAVGLVLMSGLWKPGVTFDVFGTHVELQNIARDVGLIVVTLISLAITPRTAREGNGFNWEPMKEVAKLFAGIFLTIIPVVAILRAGEAGALGWVVRLVTGANGAPDNDMYFWATGLLSSFLDNAPTYLVFFNTAGGDAATLMTSGAATLAAISAGAVFMGANTYIGNAPNFMVKAIAEQRGIRMPSFFGYMLWSGSILLPLFVLTTLIFF